A genomic segment from Luteibacter aegosomatis encodes:
- a CDS encoding serine hydrolase domain-containing protein, giving the protein MTHDQKRRQFLIQAATGMAIGVVGAAEPGDAWSRSPAPSLGALALAERAAIVDSMTAHGVEGTAVCLLENGKPVWVEGFGSTGGSKARTVDETTIFSIQSTSKNFTAVGVLLAVQQGLLDLDAPISRYLPWFRVNSRFEAKPQDRITLRLLLSHRAGFTHEAPVGNNYVPGTEGFAEHVHSIAQTWLRHPVGNRYRYSNLGFDLAGFILQERTGMSYAQWLREKLFDPLAMHEATADATTYTANPNRAVGHVEGYDAVPRITPLVASGGVYISARDMATYASFHLDQGRRAGTALLDERLWKEMHGFGLGGDYGLGVIRNEARYGDTPVRILSHKGGGFGFGCVFVYCPEARLAWAALFNRSASAPYRFGEKLIDGLLAARFGARRPRLAVDAIAPIQPAPTVRKAVRGDYVGRNLVAVIGEDGDGLRFRSEALEVDGALIAVDQDTFFTRDKTGEWVEWRFSAPSDGMPAHLECSEGEAGLDYNDGPDDPKGPDAAHWSGYEGKYVVDQWGKPSMDVLLDRRNGYLFINGVKLVDEHERGLFFTSDGEAVDFRGPRPTWRNLILRRA; this is encoded by the coding sequence TTGACGCACGACCAGAAACGCCGGCAGTTCCTCATCCAGGCCGCGACCGGCATGGCGATCGGCGTCGTCGGCGCCGCTGAACCGGGCGATGCGTGGTCCCGGTCGCCCGCGCCCTCGCTGGGTGCGCTCGCCCTGGCCGAGCGCGCCGCCATCGTCGATTCGATGACGGCCCACGGCGTGGAAGGCACCGCGGTGTGCCTGCTGGAGAACGGAAAGCCCGTCTGGGTGGAAGGGTTCGGCAGCACCGGCGGCAGCAAGGCCAGGACGGTGGACGAGACGACGATCTTCAGCATCCAGTCCACCTCCAAGAACTTCACCGCCGTGGGAGTGCTGCTGGCCGTGCAACAGGGCTTGCTCGATCTCGACGCGCCGATATCCCGATATCTTCCCTGGTTCCGGGTCAACAGCCGTTTCGAGGCGAAGCCGCAAGACCGGATCACGCTGCGCCTGCTGCTCAGCCACCGTGCCGGCTTCACGCACGAAGCCCCCGTCGGCAACAACTACGTGCCGGGCACGGAGGGTTTCGCCGAGCATGTCCACAGCATCGCGCAGACCTGGCTTCGCCATCCGGTCGGCAACCGCTATCGCTATTCCAATCTCGGGTTCGACCTGGCCGGCTTCATCCTGCAGGAGCGCACCGGCATGAGCTATGCCCAATGGTTGCGTGAGAAGCTTTTCGACCCCCTGGCGATGCATGAGGCCACGGCCGACGCGACGACCTACACCGCCAACCCGAACCGGGCCGTCGGCCACGTCGAAGGCTACGACGCCGTACCGCGGATCACGCCCCTGGTCGCTTCCGGGGGCGTGTATATCAGCGCGCGGGACATGGCGACTTACGCATCCTTCCATCTCGACCAGGGCCGACGAGCCGGTACCGCGCTGCTGGACGAGCGCCTATGGAAGGAGATGCACGGGTTCGGTCTCGGCGGCGACTACGGGTTGGGGGTGATCCGGAACGAAGCGCGCTATGGCGATACGCCCGTTCGCATCCTCAGCCACAAGGGCGGTGGTTTCGGCTTCGGTTGCGTCTTCGTCTATTGCCCGGAGGCCCGGCTGGCATGGGCGGCGCTGTTCAACCGGTCCGCTTCGGCACCGTACCGCTTCGGCGAAAAACTGATCGACGGCCTCCTCGCCGCGCGCTTCGGCGCCAGGCGCCCGAGGCTCGCGGTCGACGCCATCGCCCCCATCCAGCCAGCGCCGACCGTAAGGAAAGCCGTTCGGGGCGACTACGTCGGTCGCAACCTCGTGGCCGTCATCGGCGAGGACGGCGACGGCCTCCGTTTCCGGTCCGAGGCCCTGGAGGTCGACGGTGCGCTGATCGCCGTCGACCAGGATACGTTCTTCACCAGGGACAAGACGGGGGAATGGGTGGAGTGGCGCTTCAGCGCTCCGTCCGACGGCATGCCGGCCCATCTCGAATGCAGCGAAGGCGAAGCCGGCCTGGACTACAACGACGGTCCGGACGATCCGAAGGGCCCCGACGCGGCCCATTGGTCCGGTTATGAAGGAAAGTACGTCGTCGACCAATGGGGCAAGCCGTCGATGGACGTGCTGCTCGACCGGCGCAACGGCTACCTCTTCATCAACGGCGTCAAACTGGTCGACGAACACGAACGAGGACTGTTCTTCACCAGCGACGGCGAAGCCGTCGATTTCCGCGGGCCGCGGCCCACCTGGAGGAACCTGATCCTGCGCCGCGCATGA
- a CDS encoding PepSY-associated TM helix domain-containing protein, translated as MKGGLRQSMAFLHTWAGLLFGWLLLAVFVTGTTAYFQDEITRWMQPEIKGERHLVASAEGAVDYMRRHAQGAETWSIQLPGKRSVAAMGYWKEKGETYLQWRDHAFMVDGRGVRVDARDTTGGWLLYRMHFDLHYVPVLWGRWTVGLAAMFMLVAIVSGVITHRRIFADFFTLRPGKGQRSWLDAHNLGAVLALPFHVMITYTGLVTLQAAYMPWGIAAAYERPADYHRELTGIDAAPTRSGTFADPAPIAGMIAQARARWNGGDPGFIAILIPGDANSVVKITQDTGTSMATRGETLTFDAATGHMRTPPASRGGAAMTESVMVGLHAGRFAPPALRWLYFLSGLMGSAMVATGLVLWTAKRRPRLPDPTRPHVGFRLVERLNVATIAGLPFGIAVYFIANRLLPSAMAHRAAWEANWLFIGWGALLLYVFLRPPRRAWIESLSMVAAAYAAVPAVNALTTDRGLLRSLAAGDLVFAGFDLSMLVTAMGFAFAAWKLHRRPLAPVREARPPRGDIA; from the coding sequence ATGAAGGGCGGTCTGCGCCAGTCGATGGCGTTCCTGCACACCTGGGCCGGCCTGTTGTTCGGCTGGCTGCTGCTGGCGGTGTTCGTCACCGGCACCACGGCGTATTTCCAGGATGAGATCACCCGCTGGATGCAGCCGGAAATCAAGGGCGAGCGCCATCTGGTGGCCTCCGCCGAAGGTGCCGTCGACTACATGCGACGGCACGCCCAAGGCGCGGAAACCTGGTCGATCCAGTTGCCCGGCAAACGTTCCGTGGCCGCCATGGGTTACTGGAAGGAAAAAGGCGAAACCTACCTCCAATGGCGCGACCACGCCTTCATGGTCGATGGCCGTGGCGTTCGGGTGGATGCGCGTGACACCACCGGCGGCTGGCTGCTTTACCGGATGCATTTCGACCTGCACTACGTGCCCGTGCTGTGGGGACGCTGGACGGTAGGACTCGCCGCGATGTTCATGCTAGTGGCGATCGTCAGCGGCGTGATCACGCACCGTAGGATCTTCGCCGACTTCTTTACCCTGCGCCCGGGCAAGGGGCAACGTTCGTGGCTGGATGCGCATAACCTTGGCGCCGTACTCGCGCTGCCCTTCCACGTCATGATCACCTATACCGGCCTGGTCACCTTGCAGGCCGCGTACATGCCCTGGGGCATCGCCGCGGCCTACGAGCGGCCGGCCGACTACCATCGCGAACTCACCGGTATCGACGCGGCGCCGACACGCTCGGGGACGTTCGCCGATCCCGCGCCGATAGCGGGCATGATCGCGCAGGCCCGCGCGCGCTGGAACGGTGGCGATCCCGGTTTCATCGCGATCCTGATCCCCGGCGACGCGAACTCGGTGGTGAAGATCACCCAGGACACGGGCACATCGATGGCCACGCGCGGGGAAACGCTTACCTTCGACGCCGCCACGGGCCACATGCGAACGCCGCCGGCGTCCAGGGGCGGAGCCGCCATGACCGAGAGTGTGATGGTGGGCCTGCATGCCGGGCGCTTCGCGCCGCCGGCGCTGCGTTGGCTCTACTTCCTGAGCGGCCTGATGGGTTCGGCCATGGTGGCCACCGGCCTCGTGCTCTGGACGGCCAAACGCCGCCCGCGGTTGCCCGATCCCACCCGTCCCCACGTCGGTTTCCGTCTCGTCGAGCGCCTGAACGTCGCCACCATCGCCGGGCTGCCATTCGGCATCGCCGTGTACTTCATCGCGAACCGGCTGCTCCCGTCGGCCATGGCGCATCGCGCCGCCTGGGAGGCGAACTGGCTTTTCATCGGCTGGGGCGCGCTGTTGCTGTACGTCTTCCTGAGGCCGCCCCGACGGGCGTGGATCGAATCCCTGTCCATGGTCGCGGCGGCTTACGCCGCGGTGCCCGCGGTCAACGCCCTGACCACGGACCGCGGCCTGCTGCGAAGCCTCGCCGCCGGCGACCTCGTCTTCGCCGGTTTCGACCTGTCCATGCTCGTCACCGCGATGGGATTTGCGTTCGCCGCGTGGAAGCTGCATCGACGTCCGCTTGCCCCGGTCCGCGAAGCTCGACCTCCGAGGGGGGACATCGCGTGA
- a CDS encoding helix-turn-helix domain-containing protein gives MLSGSYTEAGDRGRVCVSPGDVVFHGAYESHRNDVSLSGADVLVVPWHGGIPSSLGRIDDVDAVVRAFEKGVDAAARAIAQAVTCTTLAPMDWPDRLADAIRCDPFLHLETWAERHGLRPETVSRGFRKAYGVTAVAYRARIRTLRALDAMASSRSLVQIAADCGFSDQAHLTRSFSALTDASPSAWRRRLARS, from the coding sequence GTGCTGAGCGGCAGCTATACCGAAGCCGGCGACCGCGGAAGGGTGTGCGTGTCTCCGGGGGACGTGGTGTTCCATGGCGCTTACGAGTCACACAGAAACGATGTCTCGCTTTCCGGTGCGGATGTGCTCGTCGTTCCGTGGCATGGCGGCATCCCGTCCTCGCTGGGCCGCATCGACGACGTCGATGCGGTGGTACGGGCGTTCGAGAAGGGCGTCGATGCGGCGGCACGCGCGATCGCACAGGCCGTGACCTGCACCACACTCGCACCGATGGACTGGCCCGACCGCCTCGCGGACGCCATTCGATGCGACCCTTTCCTCCATCTGGAAACCTGGGCGGAACGGCACGGCCTTCGCCCGGAAACGGTCAGCCGTGGCTTCCGCAAGGCCTACGGCGTGACGGCCGTCGCATACCGGGCACGCATCCGTACGCTCCGCGCGCTCGATGCCATGGCATCGTCGCGCTCGCTCGTCCAGATCGCCGCCGATTGCGGATTTTCCGACCAGGCCCATCTGACGCGAAGTTTCAGCGCGCTTACCGACGCCTCGCCTTCCGCCTGGCGCAGGCGCCTGGCCCGAAGCTGA
- a CDS encoding TetR/AcrR family transcriptional regulator codes for MKTAPPTRGRPRGFDRDKALAKAMELFWDKGYEGASMAELTSVMGIGAPSLYAAFGSKEELFRQAVDLYCDTEGGIIWRNALAAPTAFESVKAFLMTTAREFTRADRPRGCLVILSALHATESSATVRAELTAKRRQCIRVLADHLGSGIERGEIAPGTDLEGLARYYLTVQQGMSIQARDGADQRMLEVIAEAALASWAPMTGATTARP; via the coding sequence ATGAAAACGGCGCCTCCGACGCGCGGCCGACCGCGCGGCTTCGACAGGGACAAGGCCCTCGCCAAGGCCATGGAACTCTTCTGGGACAAGGGCTACGAGGGCGCGTCGATGGCCGAGCTGACGTCGGTCATGGGCATCGGCGCACCGAGCCTCTACGCGGCGTTCGGCTCCAAGGAAGAGCTGTTCCGCCAGGCCGTGGACCTGTATTGCGACACCGAGGGAGGCATCATCTGGCGCAACGCGCTGGCGGCGCCCACCGCGTTCGAATCGGTGAAGGCGTTCCTCATGACCACGGCCCGCGAATTCACTCGCGCGGACAGGCCACGCGGTTGCCTGGTGATCCTCTCCGCCCTTCACGCGACCGAGTCGAGCGCGACGGTGCGCGCCGAACTCACGGCCAAGCGAAGGCAATGCATCCGTGTGCTCGCCGATCACCTGGGAAGCGGCATCGAACGCGGCGAGATCGCGCCGGGCACGGATCTGGAAGGCCTCGCCCGCTACTACCTGACCGTGCAGCAAGGCATGTCGATCCAGGCCCGCGACGGCGCCGACCAGCGAATGCTCGAAGTGATCGCGGAAGCGGCCCTGGCGTCATGGGCTCCCATGACGGGCGCGACGACCGCCCGCCCGTAA
- a CDS encoding 3-oxoacyl-ACP reductase family protein, protein MFPLEKKRAFVTGASRGIGAAIARRMAAEGADVALGYEKSAFAVSAIVDEIRAQGRRAVAIQMDAADPASVVRAVDSAAHAFGGLDILVNNAGIIRGGPIESMSLQDVDDTLAVNVRSVILASQAAIRHMGEGGRIISTGSNLAERVPAEGTSLYSASKAALIGWTKGLARDLGPRGITVNIVHPGSTNTDMNPIDGPRSAAQLNRMAIKRYGRAEDVAALVAFVARDEARSINGTGLTVDGGANA, encoded by the coding sequence ATGTTTCCACTGGAGAAAAAGCGGGCGTTCGTGACCGGCGCCAGTCGCGGCATCGGCGCCGCCATCGCACGGCGGATGGCCGCGGAAGGTGCCGACGTCGCGCTCGGCTACGAGAAGTCGGCCTTCGCCGTGAGTGCCATCGTCGACGAGATAAGAGCACAGGGACGGCGCGCCGTGGCGATCCAGATGGACGCCGCCGACCCGGCTTCGGTCGTGCGGGCCGTGGACAGCGCCGCCCATGCCTTCGGCGGCCTCGATATCCTGGTGAACAACGCGGGCATCATCCGCGGCGGCCCCATCGAATCGATGTCCCTGCAGGACGTGGACGACACCCTCGCGGTGAACGTCCGTTCGGTGATCCTGGCTTCGCAAGCCGCCATCCGCCACATGGGCGAGGGCGGCCGAATCATCTCGACGGGAAGCAATCTCGCCGAGCGCGTGCCGGCCGAGGGCACGAGCCTCTATTCGGCCAGCAAGGCCGCGCTGATCGGCTGGACCAAGGGCCTGGCGCGCGACCTGGGCCCGCGCGGCATCACGGTGAACATCGTGCACCCGGGCTCGACGAACACCGACATGAATCCGATCGATGGCCCGCGTTCGGCCGCGCAGCTCAACCGGATGGCGATCAAGCGTTACGGCCGCGCGGAGGACGTCGCCGCCCTCGTCGCCTTCGTCGCGCGGGATGAAGCCCGTTCGATCAACGGCACGGGGTTGACCGTCGACGGCGGAGCCAACGCGTGA
- a CDS encoding DUF3649 domain-containing protein, translating to MRHPIVPALRIASRAFVAIVGGYVAAALYAATMARWLPMPRTEAVMTGMLASFAIYAGVAIMAFAVGSATRAWIWLAAGCLPPALALCLSTHGVFA from the coding sequence ATGCGCCACCCCATCGTTCCTGCCCTACGGATCGCATCGCGCGCGTTCGTCGCCATCGTCGGCGGCTACGTCGCGGCGGCACTCTATGCCGCGACCATGGCCCGCTGGCTGCCGATGCCACGCACCGAAGCGGTGATGACCGGCATGCTGGCGTCGTTCGCCATCTATGCGGGCGTCGCGATCATGGCGTTCGCCGTCGGCAGCGCGACGCGCGCATGGATCTGGCTGGCCGCGGGCTGCCTGCCTCCGGCCCTCGCCCTCTGCCTCTCGACGCATGGCGTCTTCGCATGA
- a CDS encoding SDR family NAD(P)-dependent oxidoreductase, whose amino-acid sequence MSPIQKVAIVTGASQGLGEGIVQAYLRRGFRVVATSRSIGPSNDPRLVTIAGDIGEPETGKRLVAEAMTRFGRLDTLVNNAGIFIASPFTDYTEEQYRRKLSTNLDGFFFATQNAIPAMLESGGGHVVQITTTFVQYADARVPSVLAAITKGGLDAATRSLAIEYATRGIRVNAVSPGIIKTPMNEGADRDMLATLHPVKRMGEVEDIANAVLYLEDAPFVTGEILHVDGGMIAGH is encoded by the coding sequence ATGTCCCCTATCCAGAAAGTCGCCATCGTCACCGGCGCGTCGCAAGGCCTCGGCGAAGGCATCGTCCAGGCCTACCTCCGGCGCGGATTCCGCGTGGTGGCCACCTCCCGCTCGATCGGACCGTCGAACGATCCGCGCCTGGTCACCATCGCCGGCGACATCGGCGAGCCGGAAACCGGCAAGCGCCTCGTGGCCGAGGCCATGACGAGGTTCGGCCGCCTCGATACGCTGGTGAACAACGCCGGCATCTTCATCGCCAGCCCGTTCACCGATTACACCGAAGAGCAGTATCGCCGAAAGCTCAGCACCAACCTCGACGGCTTCTTCTTCGCCACGCAGAACGCGATCCCGGCGATGCTCGAGAGCGGCGGCGGCCATGTCGTGCAGATCACCACCACGTTCGTGCAGTACGCCGATGCGCGCGTTCCCTCCGTCCTCGCCGCCATCACGAAGGGTGGCCTCGACGCCGCGACGCGCAGCCTGGCCATCGAATACGCCACGCGCGGCATCCGCGTGAATGCCGTGTCCCCGGGCATCATCAAGACGCCGATGAACGAAGGCGCGGACCGCGACATGCTCGCCACGCTCCATCCGGTCAAGCGGATGGGTGAGGTCGAGGATATCGCCAACGCCGTCCTGTACCTCGAGGACGCACCGTTCGTGACCGGCGAGATCCTCCACGTGGACGGCGGCATGATCGCAGGCCATTGA
- a CDS encoding DUF3325 domain-containing protein: protein MIALCILAAIAGFAGLSLGMTRHQRDVLGRTLAPSSSLRWRIVGWTGLALSLLLAVVRDGAAMGTVYWLGELTVAALTVALSTTGLGSRA, encoded by the coding sequence GTGATCGCCCTGTGCATCCTCGCGGCCATCGCCGGTTTCGCGGGGCTCTCGCTCGGCATGACTCGCCATCAGCGCGATGTCCTCGGCCGGACCCTGGCGCCATCGTCCTCGCTTCGCTGGCGAATCGTCGGCTGGACAGGCCTGGCCCTTTCCCTGCTTCTCGCCGTGGTCCGGGATGGCGCCGCGATGGGAACGGTCTATTGGCTAGGCGAACTGACCGTGGCCGCGCTGACCGTCGCCTTGAGCACGACCGGGCTCGGATCGAGGGCGTGA
- a CDS encoding MFS transporter yields MNTVATGQDAVLRRVIWMLAPAITLVVATEFIVVGLLPLVAAELDTSLAEAGRLTGVFAFSAAVAGPGVTLLASRWQPRHVLAATLVLFAAGNVVMVVAPNITLMLAARAVQGAALPAFISVGAASVTTLARHDQRGKALAQANVGFVLGVLVALPAGIALAQGGHWRAPFMALIVVSLPVLLLVWFRFPTCRPIVQASRAQQLDLLRQPVFLMHLALSVALFAAMFSSYTFLGAWLEGHLGLGAGGVAIALFLFGAAGLLGNAAAAHVADRIPVQATAAVVILLVLATNVLGLVPSTIAFAVVPLGTWSIAHTASVTLSQVRVTLAGGHAPAFAMTLNLSSANLGIALGAFAGGWTIDRWGMVALGWATSAFALVTVALCIAVLVRAGGARQPA; encoded by the coding sequence GTGAACACGGTGGCCACGGGCCAGGACGCGGTCCTTCGCAGGGTGATATGGATGCTCGCTCCGGCGATCACGCTCGTGGTCGCCACCGAGTTCATCGTCGTGGGGTTGTTGCCGCTGGTAGCCGCCGAGCTGGACACCTCGCTCGCCGAAGCGGGGCGCCTGACCGGGGTGTTCGCCTTTTCCGCCGCGGTGGCCGGGCCCGGCGTGACGCTGCTGGCCAGCCGCTGGCAACCGCGCCACGTGCTGGCGGCGACGCTGGTGCTTTTCGCGGCCGGCAACGTGGTGATGGTGGTCGCGCCGAATATCACGCTCATGCTCGCCGCGCGCGCCGTGCAGGGCGCGGCCTTGCCGGCGTTCATCAGCGTGGGCGCCGCGTCGGTTACCACGCTGGCCCGGCACGACCAGAGGGGGAAGGCCCTCGCGCAGGCCAACGTCGGCTTCGTGCTGGGCGTGCTCGTGGCACTGCCGGCAGGCATCGCGCTGGCGCAGGGCGGACACTGGCGCGCGCCCTTCATGGCCCTGATCGTCGTGTCGTTGCCCGTGTTGCTGCTGGTGTGGTTTCGCTTCCCGACATGTCGGCCGATCGTGCAGGCATCGCGGGCGCAACAGCTCGACCTGCTCCGGCAGCCGGTGTTCCTCATGCACCTGGCGCTCTCCGTGGCGCTGTTCGCCGCGATGTTTTCCTCCTACACGTTCCTCGGCGCCTGGCTCGAAGGCCATTTGGGCCTCGGCGCCGGTGGCGTGGCGATCGCCTTGTTTCTCTTCGGCGCGGCGGGCTTGCTCGGCAACGCCGCCGCGGCGCACGTCGCCGATCGCATACCGGTGCAGGCGACGGCGGCGGTGGTGATCCTGCTGGTCCTGGCCACGAACGTGCTCGGGCTCGTCCCCTCGACGATCGCCTTCGCGGTCGTGCCGCTGGGTACGTGGAGCATCGCGCATACGGCGAGCGTCACCCTGAGCCAGGTACGCGTCACGCTGGCCGGAGGCCATGCGCCCGCGTTCGCCATGACGTTGAACCTGTCGTCCGCCAATCTCGGCATCGCACTGGGTGCCTTCGCCGGCGGCTGGACCATCGATCGCTGGGGCATGGTAGCCCTCGGATGGGCGACGAGCGCCTTCGCCTTGGTGACCGTCGCCCTTTGCATCGCGGTGCTCGTGCGCGCCGGAGGCGCGCGACAGCCCGCCTGA
- a CDS encoding alpha/beta fold hydrolase: MVGAGAVAAASVAIPLLASEGAANAAAKTAHSAGSRPTSGKVLTKDGVEIFYKDWGPKDAQPIAFHHGWPLSSDDWDNQMLYFLNQGYRVVAHDRRGHGRSTQVDFGHDLDHYAADASAVAEYLDLKNAIHVGHSTGGGEVVRYVAKYGQPQGRVAKAVIMAAIPPLMLKTANNPGGTPIEVFDGFRKALLDNRSQFYLDVASGPFYGYNRAANKNDKTMQGNIQNWWRQGMMGGAKAHYDGIKAFSETDQTDDLKALTVPVLVLAGDDDQVVPYKDAAELQGKLIKNATVKIYPGYPHGLMTTHADEINAEILKFIKK; encoded by the coding sequence ATGGTCGGGGCCGGTGCGGTGGCTGCCGCCTCCGTGGCGATTCCCCTGCTCGCTTCGGAAGGCGCGGCGAACGCCGCCGCCAAGACGGCGCATTCGGCCGGAAGCCGCCCGACCAGCGGCAAGGTGCTGACGAAGGACGGCGTGGAAATCTTCTACAAGGACTGGGGTCCGAAGGATGCCCAGCCGATCGCCTTCCACCATGGTTGGCCGCTGTCGTCCGACGACTGGGACAACCAGATGCTGTACTTCCTCAACCAGGGTTACCGCGTCGTGGCGCACGACCGTCGCGGCCACGGCCGTTCCACCCAGGTGGATTTCGGCCACGACCTCGACCATTACGCCGCCGATGCCTCGGCGGTGGCCGAATACCTCGACCTGAAGAACGCCATCCACGTCGGCCACTCGACGGGCGGCGGTGAAGTGGTCCGCTACGTCGCGAAGTACGGCCAGCCGCAGGGCCGCGTCGCCAAGGCCGTGATCATGGCCGCGATCCCGCCGCTGATGCTCAAGACCGCGAACAACCCCGGCGGCACGCCCATCGAGGTGTTCGACGGCTTCCGCAAGGCGCTGCTCGACAACCGCTCGCAGTTTTACCTCGATGTGGCGTCCGGTCCGTTCTACGGCTACAACCGCGCAGCCAACAAGAACGACAAGACCATGCAGGGCAATATCCAGAACTGGTGGCGCCAGGGCATGATGGGTGGCGCGAAGGCCCATTACGACGGCATCAAGGCCTTCTCCGAAACCGACCAGACCGACGACCTCAAGGCCCTTACGGTGCCGGTGCTCGTGCTCGCCGGCGACGACGACCAGGTCGTTCCGTACAAGGACGCCGCGGAACTGCAGGGCAAGCTGATCAAGAACGCTACCGTCAAGATCTACCCGGGCTACCCCCACGGCCTGATGACGACGCATGCCGACGAGATCAACGCCGAAATCCTGAAGTTCATCAAGAAGTAA